From one Plantibacter flavus genomic stretch:
- the glgA gene encoding glycogen synthase: MRVDLVTKEYPPEIYGGAGVHVSELVKSLRSDIDVTVRCFGAPRDEADTVAYGVPAELQGANGALTTLGTDLLIAQDVAGADLVHSHTWYANGAGHLASLLHGIPHVVTAHSLEPLRPWKAEQLGGGYRVSSWIEQSAYEGAAAVVAVSDGMRRDILRSYPSLDPAKVQVIYNGIDLTDWQPRVDDELLRSLGIDPSRPSVVFVGRITRQKGLPYLLRAARLLPPDVQLILCAGAPDTPEILTEVKGLVEELQRERTGVVWIERLLPRHELCTVLTAATTFVCPSIYEPLGIVNLEAMACGAAVVGTGTGGIPEVVQDGVTGRIVPLAQASDGTGTPLDPERFVADLAATLTEVVQDPAQARAYGAAGRRRAESDFSWSRIATQTAELYRSLV; encoded by the coding sequence ATGCGAGTTGATCTTGTGACAAAGGAGTACCCGCCGGAGATCTACGGCGGCGCAGGCGTCCACGTGTCGGAGCTGGTGAAATCCCTCCGTAGCGACATCGACGTGACCGTGCGCTGCTTCGGCGCTCCACGCGACGAGGCCGACACCGTCGCCTACGGTGTCCCGGCCGAGCTCCAGGGGGCGAACGGCGCCCTCACGACACTCGGGACGGACCTCCTGATCGCCCAGGACGTCGCCGGAGCCGACCTCGTGCACTCGCACACCTGGTACGCGAACGGTGCCGGTCACCTCGCGTCGCTGCTGCACGGCATCCCGCACGTCGTGACCGCGCACAGTCTGGAGCCGCTCCGGCCGTGGAAGGCCGAGCAGCTCGGCGGCGGGTACCGCGTGTCCAGTTGGATCGAGCAGTCCGCCTACGAAGGCGCCGCGGCCGTCGTGGCGGTCAGCGACGGCATGCGCCGCGACATCCTGCGGTCGTATCCGAGCCTCGACCCGGCCAAGGTGCAGGTCATCTACAACGGCATCGACCTGACCGACTGGCAGCCACGCGTGGACGACGAGCTGCTGCGGTCGCTCGGCATCGACCCGTCCCGTCCCTCCGTCGTCTTCGTCGGTCGGATCACCCGTCAGAAGGGGCTGCCGTACCTGCTCCGCGCGGCCCGCCTGCTGCCGCCCGACGTGCAGCTCATCCTGTGCGCCGGCGCTCCCGACACCCCCGAGATCCTCACCGAGGTCAAGGGGCTCGTCGAGGAGCTGCAGCGCGAGCGCACCGGGGTCGTGTGGATCGAACGGCTGCTCCCGCGTCACGAGCTGTGCACCGTCCTCACCGCCGCCACGACCTTCGTGTGCCCGTCGATCTACGAGCCGCTCGGCATCGTCAACCTCGAGGCGATGGCCTGCGGTGCCGCCGTGGTCGGGACGGGGACCGGCGGCATCCCTGAGGTCGTGCAGGACGGTGTGACCGGGAGGATCGTCCCCCTCGCGCAGGCGTCCGACGGCACCGGCACCCCGCTCGACCCGGAGCGTTTCGTCGCCGACCTCGCCGCCACCCTCACCGAGGTCGTCCAGGATCCCGCCCAGGCGAGGGCCTACGGGGCCGCTGGTCGCCGACGCGCGGAGTCCGACTTCAGCTGGTCGCGCATCGCCACCCAGACGGCGGAGCTGTACCGCAGCCTGGTCTGA
- a CDS encoding ABC transporter ATP-binding protein, protein MPSVLQFSDVSVVRNLNPILDGVDWTVTGDQRWIVLGPNGAGKTTLLQLAATLIHPSKGTVSVLDETLGRVDVFELRPRIGFASSALAKRVPPEETVLDVVLTAAYSVTGRWVEQYEDIDVKRASRVLAEWKLDHLADRRFGTLSDGEQKRVQIARAIMTDPELLLLDEPAASLDLGTREELVELLGGYASADDSPAIIMVTHHVEEIPVGFTHVLLVRDGGVVAAGPIAETLTAEHLSETFDLPIELTEEDGRFHARSARAGRSAVAPS, encoded by the coding sequence ATGCCGAGCGTGTTGCAGTTCTCCGATGTGTCCGTCGTCCGCAATCTCAACCCCATCCTCGATGGCGTCGACTGGACGGTGACGGGCGACCAGCGATGGATCGTCCTCGGCCCGAACGGCGCAGGCAAGACGACGCTCCTGCAGCTCGCGGCGACGCTCATCCACCCCTCGAAGGGCACGGTCTCCGTGCTCGACGAGACGCTCGGCCGGGTCGACGTCTTCGAGCTGCGACCGCGCATCGGCTTCGCGTCCTCCGCCCTCGCGAAGCGGGTGCCGCCGGAGGAGACCGTCCTGGACGTCGTGCTCACGGCGGCCTACTCGGTCACCGGCCGCTGGGTCGAGCAGTACGAGGACATCGATGTGAAGCGGGCCTCGCGGGTCCTCGCCGAATGGAAGCTCGACCACCTCGCCGACCGCCGTTTCGGCACGCTCAGCGACGGCGAGCAGAAGCGCGTGCAGATCGCGCGGGCCATCATGACCGACCCCGAACTCCTCCTGCTCGACGAGCCGGCCGCGAGCCTCGACCTCGGCACGCGCGAGGAGCTCGTCGAGCTGCTCGGCGGCTACGCGAGCGCCGACGACTCACCGGCGATCATCATGGTGACCCACCACGTCGAGGAGATCCCCGTCGGCTTCACGCACGTCCTGCTCGTTCGCGACGGCGGCGTCGTCGCCGCCGGACCGATCGCCGAGACCCTCACGGCCGAGCACCTCAGTGAGACCTTCGACCTCCCGATCGAGCTGACCGAGGAGGACGGACGCTTCCACGCCCGCTCCGCCCGCGCCGGACGCTCGGCTGTCGCCCCCTCCTGA
- a CDS encoding type B 50S ribosomal protein L31: MKSDIHPTYEAVVFRDLASGATFLTRSTVSSGKTIDLDGVTYPVIDVEISSESHPFYTGKQRIMDSAGRVEKFNQRFKGFGK; this comes from the coding sequence ATGAAATCTGACATCCACCCCACGTACGAAGCCGTCGTCTTCCGCGACCTCGCCTCCGGCGCGACGTTCCTCACGCGCTCGACGGTCTCGTCGGGCAAGACGATCGACCTCGACGGCGTCACCTACCCGGTGATCGACGTGGAGATCTCGTCCGAGTCGCACCCGTTCTACACGGGCAAGCAGCGCATCATGGACTCCGCCGGTCGCGTCGAGAAGTTCAACCAGCGCTTCAAGGGCTTCGGCAAGTAG
- a CDS encoding 3'-5' exonuclease: MNTVDANPHWTDRLAVFDLETTGIEVETSRIVTAFVGVITADGSVERSWSWMADPGVEIPARAAEIHGVTTERARAEGRPAPAVVGEIVSVLTELFAARTPVVAYNAPYDFSLLHFEAERHGVTSITAPSPVVDPLILDRRLDTFRRGKRTLEVVAALHGVPLEGAHDAGVDAVAAGRVAQAIGRRYADALPTSVDELHEAQRTWSLEQAESFQSYMRRVRDPEFVAEGAWPIRTGRPAARPETPVIVPADQLPIGI, translated from the coding sequence GTGAACACGGTCGACGCGAACCCCCACTGGACGGACCGCCTGGCGGTCTTCGATCTCGAGACGACCGGCATCGAGGTGGAGACGAGTCGCATCGTGACCGCCTTCGTCGGTGTCATCACCGCGGACGGTTCGGTCGAACGCTCGTGGTCGTGGATGGCCGACCCCGGGGTCGAGATCCCTGCTCGCGCCGCCGAGATCCACGGCGTCACGACGGAGCGTGCCCGGGCGGAGGGGCGTCCGGCACCGGCCGTCGTCGGAGAGATCGTGTCCGTCCTCACCGAACTGTTCGCCGCACGGACCCCGGTGGTCGCCTACAACGCGCCCTACGACTTCTCTCTCCTGCACTTCGAGGCGGAGCGACACGGGGTGACCTCGATCACCGCCCCGTCCCCCGTCGTCGACCCGCTGATCCTCGACCGACGGCTCGACACGTTCCGCCGCGGCAAGCGGACGCTCGAGGTCGTCGCCGCCCTGCACGGCGTTCCACTGGAAGGTGCGCACGACGCGGGCGTGGACGCCGTCGCCGCCGGACGCGTCGCTCAGGCCATCGGCCGACGCTACGCCGACGCATTGCCGACGAGCGTGGACGAGCTGCACGAGGCTCAGCGGACCTGGTCGCTCGAGCAGGCGGAGAGCTTCCAGTCCTACATGCGCCGCGTGCGCGACCCCGAATTCGTCGCCGAAGGCGCTTGGCCCATTCGCACCGGACGCCCTGCCGCTCGACCCGAGACGCCGGTCATCGTCCCAGCGGACCAGCTGCCCATCGGTATCTGA
- a CDS encoding alpha/beta fold hydrolase — protein sequence MPVESPYADQLDRIPVRERSLIVDGAETRFWDYGDREASTTIVMVHGFRGDHHGLEPVVAQLSGFRIIAPDLPGFGSSAPFPDATHSVEGYAAWLGRFIEELHLTGRVVLLGHSFGSIVSSAAVAGGLRPDDLVLVNPIAAPALQGPRGVLTRLAVFYYWSSAKLPKRLGFAFLRNKGVVRIMSVAMAKTKDPTLRRWIHAQHDQYFSAFADREVVLESFTASVSHDVSEYADRIPSRTLLIAAERDDITPVAAQYALAKRFADAQLHVIPGVGHLIHYEEPHDAAQRLTAFLADDHTDA from the coding sequence ATGCCCGTCGAATCACCGTACGCCGACCAGCTCGACCGCATCCCCGTCCGGGAGCGCTCGCTCATCGTGGACGGAGCCGAGACCCGGTTCTGGGACTACGGCGACCGAGAGGCATCGACGACGATCGTCATGGTGCACGGGTTCCGCGGCGACCACCACGGCCTCGAACCGGTCGTCGCGCAGCTCTCCGGATTCCGGATCATCGCTCCGGACCTCCCCGGCTTCGGCAGCTCCGCACCCTTCCCCGACGCCACCCACTCCGTCGAGGGGTACGCAGCCTGGCTGGGACGGTTCATCGAGGAGCTACACCTGACCGGCCGGGTCGTCCTGCTCGGGCACTCGTTCGGCTCGATCGTGTCGAGCGCCGCCGTCGCCGGGGGACTCCGACCGGACGACCTCGTCCTCGTGAACCCGATCGCCGCCCCGGCGCTCCAGGGCCCTCGAGGTGTCCTGACGAGGCTCGCGGTCTTCTACTACTGGTCGTCCGCGAAGCTCCCGAAACGCCTGGGCTTCGCCTTCCTCCGCAACAAGGGTGTCGTCCGCATCATGAGCGTCGCGATGGCGAAGACGAAGGACCCGACGCTCCGTCGGTGGATCCACGCCCAGCACGACCAGTACTTCAGCGCCTTCGCCGACCGGGAGGTCGTCCTCGAGTCGTTCACCGCCTCGGTCAGCCACGACGTCAGCGAGTACGCCGACCGCATCCCCAGCCGCACGCTGCTCATCGCCGCCGAGCGCGACGACATCACGCCCGTGGCCGCGCAGTACGCGCTCGCGAAGCGGTTCGCCGACGCGCAGCTGCACGTCATCCCGGGCGTCGGACACCTCATCCACTACGAGGAGCCGCACGACGCGGCGCAACGCCTCACCGCGTTCCTCGCGGACGACCACACCGACGCCTGA
- a CDS encoding Sir2 family NAD-dependent protein deacetylase: MSTLIAAGDPADETAEAGLERAIELLADRRVAFLTGAGVSTDSGIPDYRGQGAPVRTPMTVDQFLSNDDAARKRYWAGSHLGWKRFDGARPNAGHRAIALLEEAGIADGVITQNVDGLHVRAGSRRVVDLHGSMDRVSCLSCGQSYARSSIAERMTSLNPWLDTETDVTINPDGDAEVGRVDEIVVPVCTVCGGMLKPDVVFFGEFIPTEKYAEAAALVRGADALVIAGSSLVVNSGIRLLELARRKRLPIVVINRGVTKADGRADVKLDAGASETLTGIAARLVPSAFTSVVSQEATDA, from the coding sequence ATGAGCACGCTGATCGCAGCAGGGGATCCCGCTGACGAGACGGCCGAGGCCGGGCTCGAACGGGCGATCGAGCTGCTCGCGGACCGACGCGTCGCCTTCCTCACCGGGGCCGGCGTCAGCACGGACTCCGGCATCCCCGACTATCGGGGCCAGGGCGCTCCGGTGCGGACCCCCATGACGGTCGACCAGTTCCTGTCCAACGACGACGCCGCGCGCAAACGCTACTGGGCCGGCAGCCACCTCGGGTGGAAGCGGTTCGACGGCGCTCGACCGAACGCCGGCCACCGGGCGATCGCGCTCCTCGAGGAGGCCGGCATCGCCGACGGCGTCATCACGCAGAACGTCGACGGCCTCCACGTCAGAGCCGGCTCGCGCCGCGTCGTCGACCTGCACGGGTCGATGGACCGCGTCAGCTGTCTCTCCTGCGGGCAGAGCTACGCCAGGTCGAGCATCGCGGAGCGCATGACGTCGCTGAACCCCTGGCTCGACACCGAGACGGACGTGACGATCAACCCGGACGGCGATGCCGAGGTCGGGCGCGTGGACGAGATCGTCGTCCCCGTGTGCACGGTCTGCGGTGGCATGCTGAAGCCGGACGTGGTCTTCTTCGGCGAGTTCATCCCCACGGAGAAGTACGCCGAGGCGGCGGCACTCGTGCGCGGCGCCGACGCACTCGTGATCGCCGGGTCGTCGCTCGTGGTCAACTCGGGGATCCGGCTCCTCGAACTCGCCCGCCGGAAGCGGTTGCCGATCGTCGTCATCAACCGTGGCGTCACGAAGGCGGACGGCCGTGCGGATGTGAAGCTCGACGCGGGTGCCAGTGAGACGCTCACCGGGATCGCCGCTCGCCTGGTCCCGTCCGCGTTCACGAGCGTCGTCTCGCAGGAGGCGACCGACGCCTGA